A section of the Pimelobacter simplex genome encodes:
- a CDS encoding serine/threonine-protein kinase, producing MSFPQPPGDLGPGARIGRFRLIEQLGQGGMGVVYRALEENLGREVALKVIAPLFAHDPEFRARFTREARAQASLESAHVVAVYAHGEEDGYLYLASQLIPGGDLGHLIRTEGTPSLVEGLEIIEQVTSGLADAHDAGLVHRDIKPGNVLVRRRPGSVRAYLADFGIARRMNADATLFSTTTAGTPTYMAPELHGGARAGAVTDIYALGCLLWVALTGAPPYQGRSDYQLVAAHVREPVPQLAGGSPMVHAANRILRTAMAKEPGERYQRAAEMSADLQAALRLPVTPGPATPVVGGPTAVRPPARPPSPPPVRAPAPAPAAPPVYAPPPAYLSAPAPGPARRGTGTGKWWLLMIVAALAAAAIGVGLALLLRDEPGASGAPPGGPGARSAQAFSFLNTEVPHQTASPKSTTVQPTPHSSELS from the coding sequence GTGTCCTTCCCGCAGCCGCCCGGCGACCTCGGCCCGGGCGCCCGGATCGGGCGCTTCCGGCTGATCGAGCAGCTCGGTCAGGGCGGCATGGGGGTGGTCTACCGGGCGCTCGAGGAGAACCTCGGCCGCGAGGTCGCGCTCAAGGTGATCGCGCCGCTGTTCGCCCACGACCCCGAGTTCCGCGCCCGGTTCACCCGCGAGGCGCGGGCCCAGGCCTCGCTGGAGTCGGCCCACGTGGTCGCGGTCTACGCCCACGGCGAGGAGGACGGCTACCTCTACCTCGCCAGCCAGCTCATCCCCGGCGGCGACCTCGGGCACCTGATCCGGACCGAGGGCACGCCCTCGCTGGTCGAGGGGCTCGAGATCATCGAGCAGGTCACCAGCGGCCTGGCCGACGCCCACGACGCCGGACTCGTGCACCGCGACATCAAGCCCGGCAACGTCCTGGTCCGGCGCCGGCCCGGTTCGGTGCGGGCCTACCTCGCCGACTTCGGCATCGCGCGGCGGATGAACGCCGACGCCACCCTGTTCAGCACGACGACCGCGGGGACGCCGACGTACATGGCGCCCGAGCTGCACGGGGGCGCCCGGGCGGGCGCGGTGACCGACATCTACGCGCTGGGCTGCCTGCTGTGGGTGGCGCTGACCGGGGCGCCGCCGTACCAGGGGCGGTCGGACTACCAGCTCGTCGCGGCCCACGTGCGCGAGCCGGTGCCCCAGCTGGCCGGCGGCAGCCCGATGGTGCACGCGGCCAACCGGATCCTGCGCACGGCGATGGCCAAGGAGCCGGGCGAGCGCTACCAGCGGGCGGCCGAGATGAGCGCGGACCTGCAGGCGGCGCTGCGGCTGCCGGTGACGCCCGGACCGGCGACGCCGGTCGTGGGTGGGCCGACCGCGGTGCGGCCTCCGGCCCGACCACCGAGCCCGCCGCCCGTGCGTGCGCCTGCTCCTGCTCCGGCGGCGCCTCCGGTCTATGCGCCGCCGCCGGCCTACCTGTCGGCGCCGGCTCCGGGACCCGCCCGGCGCGGCACCGGCACCGGAAAGTGGTGGCTGCTGATGATCGTCGCGGCGCTGGCCGCCGCGGCGATCGGCGTCGGCCTCGCGCTGCTCCTGCGCGACGAGCCCGGCGCCTCGGGCGCGCCCCCGGGCGGGCCGGGGGCGCGCTCAGCTCAGGCGTTCTCCTTCTTGAACACCGAGGTGCCCCACCAGACGGCGAGCCCGAAGAGCACGACCGTCCAGCCGACACCCCACAGCAGCGAGCTGTCGTAG
- the cobB gene encoding Sir2 family NAD+-dependent deacetylase: MPQIVVLTGAGISAESGVPTFRDADGLWEGHRVEDVATPEGFDRDRATVQRFYDDRRAALRTVEPNAAHRALAELEETLGEGLLVVTQNIDDLHERAGSRNVVHMHGELLKAMCRSCGAIVPWDGTLADEPVCPKCGVADLRPDVVWFGEVPYEMDRIADALSDASLFVSVGTSGAVYPAAGFVQHARRHGARTLELNLEPSEGSHFFHESRQGKAGELVPAWVREVFWG; the protein is encoded by the coding sequence GTGCCTCAGATCGTCGTCCTCACCGGTGCCGGCATCTCCGCGGAGAGCGGCGTACCGACGTTCCGGGACGCCGACGGGCTCTGGGAGGGCCACCGGGTCGAGGACGTGGCGACGCCCGAGGGCTTCGACCGCGACCGGGCCACGGTGCAGCGCTTCTACGACGACCGGCGCGCGGCGCTGCGGACCGTCGAGCCCAATGCGGCGCACCGCGCGCTGGCCGAGCTCGAGGAGACGCTCGGCGAGGGGCTGCTCGTCGTCACCCAGAACATCGACGACCTCCACGAGCGGGCCGGATCGCGCAACGTCGTGCACATGCACGGCGAGCTGCTCAAGGCGATGTGCCGCTCCTGCGGCGCGATCGTGCCGTGGGACGGCACCCTCGCGGACGAGCCGGTCTGCCCGAAGTGCGGCGTGGCCGACCTGCGCCCGGACGTCGTCTGGTTCGGCGAGGTGCCCTACGAGATGGACCGGATCGCGGACGCGCTCTCGGACGCCTCGCTGTTCGTCTCGGTCGGGACGTCGGGCGCGGTCTACCCCGCCGCCGGCTTCGTCCAGCACGCGCGCCGGCACGGCGCCCGGACGCTCGAGCTCAACCTGGAGCCGAGCGAGGGCAGCCACTTCTTCCACGAGTCGCGCCAGGGCAAGGCGGGCGAGCTGGTGCCGGCCTGGGTGCGCGAGGTGTTCTGGGGCTGA
- a CDS encoding tetratricopeptide repeat-containing glycosyltransferase produces the protein MPGIGLMMIVKDEAHVIRRCLDSVRPFVDWWVVADTGSSDGTQDLVREALAGIPGELVERPWVDFGHNRQEVLDLARASAHRGAGDYALWIDADEQLRDLPPVRPALTASGYHLPVAYGDARYARLCLVRLEDPWRWNGPIHEYLDLPGAALGTLDAPGVLVRHDGARAGDPDTYRKDAALIERALRVDPDSPRLQFYLAQSWRDAGEPERALAAYAVRIANPAGWDQERWCARFESARLRERLGAPVDQVVDAFLAAFQACPWRAEALVEAARLERARERYEVALLYARAAAALPMPGGEALFVDAPTYTWRAWDEVAVSAYWTGRYDEGLAAAERALAVRPDDERLRANVAWCRQGLAG, from the coding sequence GTGCCGGGCATCGGCTTGATGATGATCGTCAAGGACGAGGCGCACGTGATCCGGCGCTGCCTCGACAGCGTGCGTCCCTTCGTGGACTGGTGGGTCGTCGCCGACACCGGGTCGAGCGACGGCACCCAGGACCTCGTCCGCGAGGCCCTGGCCGGGATCCCCGGTGAGCTGGTCGAGCGGCCGTGGGTCGACTTCGGCCACAACCGGCAGGAGGTGCTCGACCTCGCCCGGGCCAGCGCCCACCGTGGCGCCGGTGACTACGCCCTGTGGATCGACGCCGACGAGCAGCTGCGCGACCTGCCGCCGGTCCGGCCCGCGCTGACCGCGTCGGGCTACCACCTCCCGGTGGCGTACGGCGACGCGCGCTATGCCCGGCTGTGCCTGGTCCGGCTGGAGGACCCGTGGCGGTGGAACGGACCGATCCACGAGTACCTCGACCTGCCGGGCGCCGCGCTCGGCACCCTCGACGCACCGGGCGTGCTGGTCCGGCACGACGGCGCCCGGGCCGGCGACCCGGACACCTACCGCAAGGACGCCGCCCTCATCGAGCGGGCGCTGCGCGTGGACCCGGACTCCCCGCGGCTGCAGTTCTACCTCGCCCAGTCCTGGCGCGACGCCGGGGAGCCGGAGCGGGCGCTCGCGGCCTATGCGGTGCGGATCGCCAACCCCGCGGGCTGGGACCAGGAGCGCTGGTGCGCGCGGTTCGAGTCCGCCCGCCTGCGGGAGCGGCTCGGTGCGCCGGTCGACCAGGTCGTCGACGCCTTCCTGGCGGCGTTCCAGGCCTGCCCCTGGCGGGCCGAGGCCCTCGTCGAGGCGGCCCGCCTGGAGCGCGCCCGGGAGCGCTACGAGGTCGCGCTCCTCTATGCCCGGGCCGCAGCCGCGCTGCCCATGCCCGGGGGTGAGGCGCTGTTCGTCGACGCCCCGACCTACACCTGGCGCGCCTGGGACGAGGTCGCGGTGAGCGCCTACTGGACCGGCCGGTACGACGAGGGGCTGGCCGCCGCGGAGCGCGCGCTCGCCGTACGCCCGGACGACGAGCGGCTGCGCGCCAACGTCGCGTGGTGCCGCCAGGGCCTGGCCGGCTGA
- a CDS encoding MMPL family transporter — MIERWGALVVRRAVAVLLVGLGVTALAALAGVGLEDKLAAGGFDDPGTESARELVQERAAFGNRSIDTIVLFSSDDATVSDPAFEAEVRRTVAAIPQDSVVSVATWYDVQDPAMVSTDRHATAVYVSLAGSSQNDFIDSFDELRPAVEKSTLHTELAGPYAVYSDVNEETKSDLLRAELVSMPVVLLLSLIIFRSVVAALMPLLVGAVAVLGARATIAGLNELVDVSIFAPNIITLLGLGLAIDYALFVVSRFREEIARTPDDTRRALVRTMATAGRTVAFSALTVAAAMSSLLVFPQTFLKSIGYGGIAAVLIAMVAALTVLPAALALLGARIDAVRIPFLQRSTPTESDHGAWARLARAVMRRPVVVAVAVAAILLAVASPFLGVKWGSVDYRVLPDDTPSHQASERLNSEFGPERSTANILVEGADESALATYTRGLEQVPGVVDVRPVVSEGGTTLLRAAWDGNSQTEASQQVVRDLRDVPAPEGSEALVGGLTADTVDLAQSVGDHLPLMGLIVVGVMLVLLFLAFGSVILPLKAILMNAFSITASFGVVTWIFSDGHLSGLLGFTPQGFLDMTNPIVMLAVLFGLSMDYEVFLLSRVREQWDATGDNDLAVQTGVQKTGRIITSAALLLAVVIGAFSLSGVVFMKMMGLGMLVAILVDATVVRALLVPATMKLLGRWNWWAPAPLARWWDRHGFREGGGPDDDAGSASSGEREPVPAGA, encoded by the coding sequence ATGATCGAGCGATGGGGCGCCCTGGTCGTGCGCCGTGCGGTGGCCGTGCTGCTGGTCGGGCTGGGCGTCACCGCCCTGGCCGCCCTGGCCGGCGTCGGCCTGGAGGACAAGCTCGCCGCCGGCGGCTTCGACGACCCGGGCACCGAGTCGGCCCGCGAGCTGGTCCAGGAGCGGGCCGCCTTCGGCAACCGCTCCATCGACACGATCGTCCTGTTCTCCAGCGACGACGCGACCGTCTCGGACCCCGCCTTCGAGGCCGAGGTACGCCGTACGGTCGCGGCGATCCCGCAGGACAGCGTCGTCTCCGTCGCCACCTGGTACGACGTGCAGGACCCCGCGATGGTCAGCACCGACCGGCACGCGACGGCCGTCTACGTCTCGCTCGCCGGCAGCAGCCAGAACGACTTCATCGACTCGTTCGACGAGCTGCGCCCGGCGGTCGAGAAGAGCACGCTGCACACCGAGCTCGCCGGACCGTACGCCGTCTACAGCGACGTCAACGAGGAGACGAAGTCCGACCTCCTGCGCGCCGAGCTGGTCTCGATGCCGGTCGTGCTGCTGCTCTCGCTCATCATCTTCCGCAGCGTGGTCGCCGCGCTGATGCCCCTGCTCGTCGGCGCGGTCGCGGTGCTGGGCGCCCGCGCCACGATCGCCGGGCTCAACGAGCTCGTCGACGTCTCGATCTTCGCGCCCAACATCATCACGCTGCTCGGGCTGGGCCTGGCGATCGACTACGCGCTCTTCGTGGTCTCCCGCTTCCGCGAGGAGATCGCCCGCACTCCCGACGACACCCGGCGGGCGCTGGTGCGCACGATGGCGACCGCCGGCCGGACCGTCGCCTTCTCCGCGCTCACCGTCGCCGCGGCGATGAGCTCGCTCCTCGTCTTCCCCCAGACCTTCCTCAAGTCCATCGGGTACGGCGGCATCGCGGCCGTGCTCATCGCGATGGTCGCCGCGCTCACGGTGCTGCCGGCCGCGCTCGCCCTGCTCGGCGCCCGGATCGACGCGGTCCGGATCCCGTTCCTGCAGCGCTCGACGCCCACCGAGAGCGACCACGGCGCCTGGGCCCGGCTGGCCCGCGCGGTGATGCGCCGCCCGGTCGTGGTGGCCGTGGCGGTCGCGGCGATCCTGCTCGCCGTCGCCTCGCCCTTCCTCGGGGTCAAGTGGGGCAGCGTCGACTACCGGGTGCTGCCGGACGACACCCCGTCGCACCAGGCCTCCGAGCGGCTCAACAGCGAGTTCGGCCCGGAGCGCTCGACCGCCAACATCCTGGTCGAGGGCGCCGACGAGAGCGCGCTGGCGACGTACACGCGGGGGCTGGAGCAGGTCCCCGGCGTCGTCGACGTCCGTCCCGTCGTGAGCGAGGGCGGCACCACGCTGCTGCGCGCCGCGTGGGACGGCAACAGCCAGACCGAGGCCTCCCAGCAGGTGGTCCGCGACCTGCGCGACGTCCCGGCGCCGGAGGGCTCCGAGGCGCTCGTCGGCGGGCTCACCGCCGACACCGTCGACCTCGCCCAGTCGGTCGGCGACCACCTGCCGCTCATGGGCCTGATCGTGGTCGGCGTGATGCTGGTGCTGCTGTTCCTCGCCTTCGGCTCGGTGATCCTGCCGCTCAAGGCGATCTTGATGAACGCCTTCTCGATCACCGCGTCCTTCGGCGTCGTCACCTGGATCTTCAGCGACGGCCACCTGTCCGGGCTGCTGGGGTTCACGCCCCAGGGCTTCCTCGACATGACCAACCCGATCGTGATGCTGGCCGTGCTCTTCGGGCTGTCGATGGACTACGAGGTGTTCCTGCTGTCCCGGGTGCGCGAGCAGTGGGACGCGACCGGCGACAACGACCTCGCCGTGCAGACCGGTGTGCAGAAGACCGGCCGGATCATCACCAGCGCCGCGCTCCTGCTCGCCGTCGTGATCGGGGCGTTCAGCCTCAGCGGCGTGGTGTTCATGAAGATGATGGGCCTCGGCATGCTCGTCGCGATCCTGGTCGACGCGACCGTCGTCCGGGCGCTGCTGGTGCCGGCCACGATGAAGCTCCTCGGCCGCTGGAACTGGTGGGCGCCCGCACCCCTGGCCCGCTGGTGGGACCGGCACGGCTTCCGCGAGGGCGGCGGCCCGGACGACGACGCCGGCAGCGCGTCCTCCGGCGAGCGGGAGCCGGTGCCTGCGGGCGCCTGA
- a CDS encoding TetR/AcrR family transcriptional regulator, with the protein MAHLRAPVTRRERQRQATYDEIVEVSSALLDEGADLSLRAVAGRMGMTAPALYRYVASYQQLVDLVAFELDKAATAEWEQAAARFPEDDPAGRLAVACVRFRHWALSRPHQFALVFANPIAEADTERRELLTLATSGHYFTDLLWDIWEKYRFPYPRLDELDPVIRESVLDPLIPAKAEHIAPAERGLLWIYMRAWSALYGVVTLESTGHCDPRVIASGQLFRAVILDWLGPLGLDGERARLTAIIDEELARTPA; encoded by the coding sequence ATGGCCCATCTCCGCGCACCGGTCACCCGGCGCGAACGCCAGCGCCAGGCGACGTACGACGAGATCGTGGAGGTCTCCTCCGCGCTGCTCGACGAGGGCGCCGACCTGTCCCTGCGCGCGGTCGCGGGGCGGATGGGGATGACGGCTCCGGCGCTCTACCGCTACGTCGCGAGCTACCAGCAGCTCGTCGACCTCGTCGCCTTCGAGCTCGACAAGGCGGCGACGGCGGAGTGGGAGCAGGCCGCGGCGCGGTTCCCCGAGGACGACCCGGCGGGCCGGCTCGCGGTCGCCTGCGTCCGCTTCCGGCACTGGGCACTGTCCCGGCCGCACCAGTTCGCGCTGGTCTTCGCCAACCCCATCGCCGAGGCCGACACCGAGCGCCGCGAGCTGCTCACCCTGGCCACATCCGGGCACTACTTCACCGACCTGCTCTGGGACATCTGGGAGAAGTACCGCTTCCCCTACCCCCGCCTCGACGAGCTCGACCCGGTCATCCGCGAGTCCGTCCTCGACCCGCTGATCCCGGCCAAGGCCGAGCACATCGCCCCGGCCGAGCGCGGCCTGCTGTGGATCTACATGCGCGCCTGGTCGGCCCTGTACGGCGTGGTCACGCTCGAGTCGACGGGCCACTGCGACCCGCGCGTGATCGCCTCGGGCCAGCTGTTCCGGGCCGTCATCCTCGACTGGCTGGGACCACTGGGCCTCGACGGCGAGCGCGCCCGGCTGACCGCGATCATCGACGAGGAGCTGGCCCGGACGCCGGCCTGA
- the tuf gene encoding elongation factor Tu yields the protein MAKGQFVRTKPHLNIGTMGHVDHGKTTLTAAITKVLADADPTQNTFVAFDGIDRAPEEVQRGITINIAHVEYETATRHYAHVDMPGHADYVKNMITGAAQVDAAILVVSAQEGTMPQTREHVLLAQRVGVPYLVVALNKSDAVEDDELLDLVELEMRELLSEYGFPGDEVPVVRVSALKALEGDPRWTRSVGDLLQAVDDYVPVPERELGEPFLMPIENVLTISGRGTVVTGAVERGSLRAGEAVEVVGLGPTVASVATGLETFGKTLDEVQAGDNAAILLRGVRREEVRRGQVLVAPGSVTPHARFRANLHALSTAEGGRHTPFAADYRPQFYFRTTDVSGGMDLGEVAVVAPGDTVEVVVELGKPVAMEVGLGFAVREGGRTVAAGTVVALLD from the coding sequence ATGGCCAAGGGCCAGTTCGTGCGGACCAAGCCGCACCTCAACATCGGGACGATGGGTCACGTCGACCACGGCAAGACCACGCTGACCGCAGCGATCACCAAGGTGCTCGCCGACGCCGACCCGACCCAGAACACCTTCGTCGCCTTCGACGGGATCGACCGCGCTCCCGAGGAGGTCCAGCGGGGGATCACGATCAACATCGCGCACGTGGAGTACGAGACGGCGACCCGTCACTACGCCCACGTCGACATGCCGGGGCACGCCGACTACGTGAAGAACATGATCACCGGCGCCGCCCAGGTGGACGCCGCGATCCTCGTCGTCTCCGCGCAGGAGGGCACCATGCCCCAGACCCGCGAGCACGTGCTGCTGGCGCAGCGCGTCGGGGTGCCGTACCTCGTCGTCGCGCTCAACAAGTCGGACGCCGTCGAGGACGACGAGCTGCTCGACCTGGTCGAGCTCGAGATGCGCGAGCTGCTCAGCGAGTACGGCTTCCCCGGCGACGAGGTGCCCGTGGTGCGGGTCTCCGCGCTCAAGGCGCTCGAGGGCGACCCGCGCTGGACCCGGTCGGTCGGCGACCTGCTCCAGGCGGTCGACGACTACGTGCCGGTCCCTGAGCGCGAGCTCGGGGAGCCGTTCCTGATGCCGATCGAGAACGTGCTCACCATCAGTGGGCGCGGCACGGTCGTCACCGGCGCGGTCGAGCGCGGTTCGCTGCGTGCGGGGGAGGCGGTCGAGGTCGTCGGGCTCGGTCCGACGGTCGCGAGCGTGGCGACCGGGCTGGAGACGTTCGGCAAGACGCTGGACGAGGTCCAGGCCGGCGACAACGCGGCCATCCTCCTGCGCGGCGTACGACGTGAGGAGGTCCGGCGTGGCCAGGTGCTGGTCGCGCCCGGCTCGGTCACGCCGCACGCCCGGTTCCGGGCGAACCTGCACGCGCTGAGCACGGCCGAGGGTGGCCGGCACACGCCGTTCGCGGCGGACTACCGCCCGCAGTTCTACTTCCGCACGACCGACGTGTCGGGCGGGATGGACCTGGGGGAGGTCGCCGTCGTCGCGCCGGGCGACACCGTCGAGGTCGTCGTCGAGCTCGGCAAGCCGGTCGCGATGGAGGTCGGGCTCGGGTTCGCCGTCCGTGAGGGCGGCCGGACCGTCGCGGCGGGCACGGTCGTCGCGCTGCTCGACTGA
- a CDS encoding PadR family transcriptional regulator: MAAHDTRLLLLGAVALFEPVNGYQIRRELLSWQVDEWAHVNPGSIYNGLSTLTKQGHLVRHDLVDGGREVAVYELTDSGRTELDRLVRAGLEEVSIVDRTAFSAAFGLLPLIPVDRALRSLITRRVALEGIVAQLATPEAPAETPPHALRTVVLWLDVAVAELAWLRETIEQLKKDELRLDPATWAPPADDPGWQMNTDRERYRALLGR; encoded by the coding sequence ATGGCCGCCCACGACACCCGTCTGCTGCTCCTGGGTGCCGTCGCGCTGTTCGAGCCGGTCAACGGCTACCAGATCCGGCGCGAGCTGCTCTCGTGGCAGGTCGACGAGTGGGCCCACGTCAACCCGGGCTCGATCTACAACGGCCTGTCCACGCTGACCAAGCAGGGCCACCTGGTCCGCCACGACCTGGTCGACGGCGGCCGGGAGGTCGCGGTCTACGAGCTCACCGACTCCGGGCGTACCGAGCTCGACCGCCTGGTCCGGGCCGGGCTCGAGGAGGTCAGCATCGTCGACCGCACGGCGTTCAGCGCCGCCTTCGGCCTGCTCCCGCTGATCCCGGTCGACCGGGCACTGCGCTCGCTCATCACCCGCCGGGTCGCCCTCGAGGGGATCGTCGCCCAGCTCGCGACGCCGGAGGCCCCGGCCGAGACACCGCCCCACGCGCTGCGGACCGTCGTCCTCTGGCTGGACGTCGCGGTGGCCGAGCTGGCCTGGCTGCGCGAGACGATCGAGCAGCTCAAAAAGGACGAGCTGCGCCTCGACCCGGCCACCTGGGCGCCGCCCGCGGACGACCCGGGGTGGCAGATGAACACCGACCGGGAGCGCTACCGTGCGCTGCTCGGGCGCTGA
- a CDS encoding ABC transporter permease produces the protein MNTFFRESWIVFNRQLRMNLRNPAWVIIGMLQPVLYLLLFGPLLEPVIAQLGGNKYTWFVPGMLVQLGIFGAFFAGFSLIGEWREGVIEAERVTPAHRSALLFGRLYRDLLQLFVQAVILIGLGLVLGMDASFGGIVLGVVLTLMLGGACAAASNALALTTKSEDVMAPVINVVMMPVLLLSGILLPMSFGAGWLERLSDFMPIKHIVDAVRASFFGDYDSSLLWGVGWTVVLFGLAVWWGTSVFKKENA, from the coding sequence ATGAACACCTTCTTCCGCGAGTCCTGGATCGTCTTCAACCGCCAGCTCCGGATGAACCTGCGCAATCCCGCGTGGGTGATCATCGGGATGCTCCAGCCGGTCCTCTACCTGCTGCTCTTCGGCCCGCTGCTCGAGCCGGTCATCGCCCAGCTCGGCGGCAACAAGTACACCTGGTTCGTGCCGGGCATGCTCGTCCAGCTCGGCATCTTCGGCGCCTTCTTCGCCGGCTTCTCGCTCATCGGCGAGTGGCGCGAGGGCGTCATCGAGGCCGAGCGGGTCACCCCGGCCCACCGCTCCGCGCTGCTCTTCGGGCGCCTCTACCGCGACCTGCTCCAGCTGTTCGTGCAGGCCGTCATCCTGATCGGCCTGGGTCTGGTGCTCGGCATGGACGCCTCCTTCGGCGGCATCGTGCTCGGCGTCGTGCTCACCCTGATGCTCGGCGGCGCCTGCGCCGCGGCGTCCAACGCACTCGCGCTCACCACCAAGAGCGAGGACGTGATGGCGCCGGTCATCAACGTCGTGATGATGCCGGTACTGCTGCTCAGCGGCATCCTGCTCCCGATGAGCTTCGGCGCCGGCTGGCTCGAGCGGCTCTCGGACTTCATGCCGATCAAGCACATCGTCGACGCCGTGCGGGCCTCGTTCTTCGGCGACTACGACAGCTCGCTGCTGTGGGGTGTCGGCTGGACGGTCGTGCTCTTCGGGCTCGCCGTCTGGTGGGGCACCTCGGTGTTCAAGAAGGAGAACGCCTGA
- a CDS encoding ATP-binding cassette domain-containing protein, with product MIEARGLVQTFHTGQGKQKREVHAVRGVDLDVAEGEVVGFLGPNGAGKTTTLRMLTTLLRPTAGTATVAGFDVATQAVDVRRSIGYCSQVGSTFSGAYAGDEVVDHGMLYGMSKKAAVAKGQELFDKLQLEGLWRRMPKNMSGGQKRRLDIAMALIHSPGLVFLDEPTTGLDPQARINLWHHIADLRAKDGATVFLTTHYLDEADALADRIVIIDKGEIVASDTADNLKAAVAGDLVDLEVGSDEQVAITRDKLGSISADVEVDGRRVRGRVARAGKAVPGLLRDLETSGVSLESIEIVRPTLDDVFLTLTGRSLRDAEAAAEAKESPDEAADAATTEGAPA from the coding sequence ATGATCGAAGCACGAGGACTCGTGCAGACCTTCCACACCGGACAGGGCAAGCAGAAGCGCGAGGTCCACGCCGTGCGCGGCGTCGACCTCGACGTCGCGGAGGGCGAGGTCGTCGGCTTCCTCGGCCCCAACGGCGCCGGCAAGACCACGACGCTGCGCATGCTCACCACACTGCTGCGCCCGACCGCGGGCACCGCGACCGTGGCCGGCTTCGACGTCGCGACCCAGGCCGTCGACGTCCGGCGCAGCATCGGCTACTGCTCCCAGGTCGGCTCGACCTTCTCCGGTGCCTACGCCGGCGACGAGGTCGTCGACCACGGCATGCTCTACGGGATGTCCAAGAAGGCCGCCGTGGCCAAGGGCCAGGAGCTCTTCGACAAGCTCCAGCTCGAGGGCCTGTGGCGCCGGATGCCCAAGAACATGTCCGGCGGCCAGAAGCGCCGCCTCGACATCGCGATGGCGCTCATCCACTCCCCCGGACTGGTCTTCCTCGACGAGCCGACCACCGGGCTCGACCCGCAGGCGCGGATCAACCTGTGGCACCACATCGCCGACCTGCGGGCCAAGGACGGCGCGACCGTCTTCCTGACCACGCACTACCTCGACGAGGCCGACGCGCTGGCCGACCGGATCGTGATCATCGACAAGGGCGAGATCGTGGCCAGCGACACCGCCGACAACCTCAAGGCCGCCGTCGCCGGCGACCTGGTCGACCTCGAGGTCGGCTCCGACGAGCAGGTCGCGATCACCCGCGACAAGCTCGGCTCGATCAGCGCGGACGTCGAGGTCGACGGCCGCCGGGTCCGCGGCCGGGTGGCGCGCGCCGGCAAGGCCGTGCCCGGCCTGCTGCGCGACCTGGAGACCTCCGGCGTCTCGCTCGAGTCGATCGAGATCGTCCGGCCCACGCTCGACGACGTCTTCCTCACCCTCACCGGGCGCTCGCTGCGCGACGCCGAGGCCGCGGCCGAGGCCAAGGAGAGCCCCGACGAGGCCGCCGACGCCGCGACCACCGAAGGAGCCCCGGCATGA
- a CDS encoding cupin domain-containing protein — translation MRITRPAEQRVSATPNAVMTTLASPTLSATADLSVWRVAMSAGQQGPRHLFDVEQVWVVLAGEPTVAGDGAEERLAPGDAVTFPAGVQRRIAAGADDVEFLVCGAGRGRAVPIADEGTPGEPVLPPWVA, via the coding sequence GTGCGCATCACCCGCCCCGCCGAGCAGCGCGTCTCGGCCACCCCCAACGCCGTCATGACCACGCTCGCCTCGCCGACGCTGAGCGCGACCGCGGACCTCAGCGTCTGGAGGGTCGCGATGAGCGCGGGTCAGCAGGGTCCGCGCCACCTCTTCGACGTAGAGCAGGTCTGGGTGGTGCTCGCCGGGGAGCCGACGGTCGCCGGCGACGGCGCCGAGGAGCGACTGGCGCCCGGGGACGCGGTGACCTTCCCGGCCGGTGTGCAGCGCCGGATCGCGGCCGGTGCCGACGACGTGGAGTTCCTGGTGTGCGGCGCCGGCCGCGGCCGGGCCGTGCCGATCGCCGACGAGGGGACGCCGGGCGAGCCCGTCCTCCCGCCGTGGGTGGCGTGA
- a CDS encoding MarR family winged helix-turn-helix transcriptional regulator has product MAEPNLGMQFAFAFRALADRHAEVLAELLGEELKPAHAYLLRAVAGAPYSVGGLAELLQVTKQAASQMVDLLEGRGLVARAVNPTDRRAREVTATDRGRSVLATADQAWRTVEDEVAGTVGARRYAALTEALATYLAVAPPAPAGGVRPVW; this is encoded by the coding sequence ATGGCTGAGCCGAACCTCGGGATGCAGTTCGCCTTCGCCTTCCGGGCGTTGGCCGACCGGCACGCCGAGGTGCTCGCGGAGCTGCTCGGCGAGGAGCTCAAGCCCGCCCATGCCTACCTGCTGCGCGCGGTGGCCGGGGCGCCGTACAGCGTCGGGGGGCTGGCCGAGCTGCTCCAGGTGACCAAGCAGGCGGCGAGCCAGATGGTCGACCTGCTCGAGGGCCGGGGACTGGTGGCGCGCGCGGTCAACCCGACCGACCGGCGAGCGCGCGAGGTGACCGCGACCGACCGCGGCCGGTCCGTGCTCGCGACGGCCGACCAGGCCTGGCGCACGGTCGAGGACGAGGTGGCGGGGACGGTCGGGGCGCGCCGGTACGCCGCGCTGACCGAGGCGCTCGCCACCTACCTGGCCGTGGCGCCCCCGGCGCCCGCGGGCGGGGTGCGCCCGGTCTGGTGA